From the Fulvia fulva chromosome 2, complete sequence genome, one window contains:
- a CDS encoding Dehydrogenase citC translates to MINFGMYSHCSKSDLNIWRDLGNEGWGWDDIIPYFQKVEHMHIPSDETREALNTEYIQPGLRGTSGMIQTSFPKDSFTWLQDAWTKTSKSMGYPTVNDPRTGTSLGLFNQLNTVDPKTSKRSYAASTYLAAAEGRPNLFVVTETFVKQILWSAVRQGGTVRASGVELESGGDSFVVEATKEVLITAGSVQSPQILELSGIGQRKVLEKHGIEVVVENHNVGENLQDHPMVIMPFRAKEGVATLEALREHPELAAQFMDMYVKTGTGPFAATPTCTGFLSKQMVAPEVDLSHLMKAGHGLPERQLQLLKAQIEDSKEAEYQAAVMAAGIDATKRAAQTGMWNHTEPGGYVGLGFGLMHAFSRGSVHIASIDITKHPDVDPRYLSHPMDLELLAHATFHAKKIAATSPMADSIADDPETGEKALGFGVEPCRTMEEAKEHVKKRQVTMYHSTGTCSMLPREEGGVVDTSLRVYDAENVRIVDASIFPMNVQGNTVSLVYAVAEKAADIVRAEYQFPGRTDGVNGEH, encoded by the coding sequence ATGATCAACTTCGGAATGTACAGTCACTGCTCCAAATCAGACCTCAATATATGGCGCGACCTGGGCAACGAAGGCTGGGGCTGGGACGACATCATCCCTTATTTCCAGAAGGTGGAGCACATGCACATTCCCAGCGATGAGACGCGCGAGGCGTTGAACACGGAGTACATCCAGCCAGGACTGCGCGGCACTTCCGGAATGATCCAGACCAGTTTCCCCAAAGACTCGTTCACCTGGCTGCAAGACGCATGGACGAAGACCTCGAAGTCGATGGGGTACCCGACTGTGAATGATCCGAGGACTGGTACATCGCTTGGTCTGTTCAATCAGCTCAATACTGTTGATCCGAAAACTAGCAAGCGTAGTTATGCTGCGAGCACGTACCTCGCAGCTGCTGAAGGTAGACCAAATCTTTTTGTAGTGACAGAGACCTTCGTGAAACAGATTTTGTGGAGTGCTGTTAGGCAAGGAGGCACAGTTCGAGCAAGCGGCGTCGAGCTGGAGAGCGGCGGCGACTCCTTCGTTGTCGAAGCAACGAAAGAAGTCCTCATCACAGCCGGATCTGTACAGTCCCCTCAGATTCTCGAGCTCTCCGGCATCGGTCAGCGTAAAGTGCTTGAGAAACACGGTATCGAAGTTGTCGTTGAGAATCACAACGTCGGCGAGAACCTGCAAGATCATCCAATGGTCATTATGCCATTCAGAGCCAAAGAAGGAGTGGCCACTCTTGAAGCCCTTCGTGAGCACCCCGAGCTGGCTGCTCAGTTCATGGACATGTATGTGAAGACAGGCACCGGACCATTTGCTGCCACGCCTACATGCACTGGCTTTTTGTCCAAACAGATGGTGGCACCAGAAGTTGACCTGTCGCACCTCATGAAGGCCGGTCACGGCCTGCCAGAGAGACAGCTTCAGCTCCTCAAAGCCCAGATCGAGGACTCGAAAGAAGCTGAATATCAAGCAGCGGTGATGGCTGCAGGAATCGATGCAACCAAACGAGCTGCTCAGACCGGAATGTGGAATCATACTGAGCCTGGAGGATATGTCGGTCTTGGCTTCGGACTCATGCACGCGTTCTCTCGTGGAAGCGTACACATCGCGAGCATCGACATCACTAAGCATCCAGATGTGGACCCTCGCTACCTCAGTCATCCCATGGACCTCGAATTGCTCGCACACGCCACATTCCATGCGAAGAAGATCGCAGCTACATCGCCAATGGCTGATAGTATAGCAGATGATCCAGAGACTGGCGAGAAGGCCCTTGGTTTCGGCGTCGAGCCATGCAGAACGATGGAAGAAGCCAAAGAGCATGTCAAAAAGCGCCAGGTCACGATGTATCATTCTACCGGGACGTGTTCCATGTTGCCCCGAGAGGAAGGTGGAGTTGTGGACACAAGCCTACGGGTGTACGATGCCGAGAACGTGAGGATCGTTGATGCGTCCATCTTTCCGATGAACGTCCAAGGCAACACCGTGAGCTTGGTGTATGCGGTGGCAGAGAAGGCGGCGGATATCGTCAGGGCGGAGTACCAATTTCCGGGAAGGACTGATGGGGTCAATGGTGAGCATTGA
- a CDS encoding Anaphase spindle elongation protein 1 yields MDTSYLSQQVTTIIERLHGFFDEIGVPSHERDSRESELFSALSETLHNQLNSVAKEKHDLTEEAKRLIKTIRQMERSLDDTRPKDDYESEQDGLKITLPLLNCIERLKQKHHTIAKLHRERFEQVKKLVEALESYASHLEPSFINIKLPPKNGDVAPNFDMSATYVAKLDNEFTRVYNEYNQRVATVAQTAESIVNLWSELGTPQAQVDSQIVQHWRESPEQLGLHQDDLKRLSARREKLVAEKQQRERKLKELKATVEGLWDRLGVDDSERKQFLANNRGCGLRQINEFEDELARLNELKRQNLHIFVEDARVKLQQLWDTLYFSEEEMLDFAPAFSDVYSDALLSAHEQEIARLEALKEQRMPILAAVERHRSLIQDREDLEKSSQDASRLMSKGTIKGEKRDPGKLLREEKMRKRITKELPKVEADLRRTLESWEDEYGRPFCVHGQRYLDELDAAEPKAPPPRSKTPNALSGTRDAPKSAGRDKAALSHSRSAGTMRGAPPPRSKTPTANLGRSVMGSSTMGASMLGASMMGSSKMSPSKIPGASASRLPMSALRDGNNSPERRLQGRTAPSEQQSEPNLRGTIRGHPGNMGPPRAPPPKMQDLFIPPTPTPVNNNKENGLDLERSNSVIRHMQPDDPYDDGSRYRRNDQYSSMHSASSHASSNRSGHSFASSQASRPMSRTDYPMAPAFSRATSNTSSIMSGSQVSGSENWETYTDNSDADEDDATDAYYAKVKASQQRMAAQHKRPGTASGLVGAVKKVREQAIVEESNWVEGSEAGWTDDGEVGETY; encoded by the exons ATGGACACTTCATACCTTTCCCAGCAGGTCACCACCATCATCGAGCGACTACATGGCTTCTTCGACGAGATTGGCGTGCCCAGCCATGAGCGCGACTCGAGAGAGTCTGAG CTCTTCTCGGCACTCTCTGAGACACTACACAACCAGCTCAACTCTGTCGCAAAGGAGAAACATGATCTTACAGAAGAGGCTAAGCGCCTCATCAAGACCATCCGCCAGATGGAGCGATCACTAGACGACACGAGGCCGAAGGACGACTACGAATCCGAGCAGGACGGCCTCAAAATCACACTTCCTCTTCTCAACTGCATCGAGCGCCTGAAGCAGAAACACCACACGATCGCCAAGCTGCATCGCGAACGCTTCGAACAGGTCAAGAAGCTGGTCGAGGCCCTCGAATCATACGCATCGCATCTCGAACCATCCTTTATCAACATCAAGCTCCCACCAAAGAATGGCGATGTCGCGCCCAACTTCGACATGTCCGCTACTTATGTTGCAAAACTGGACAACGAGTTTACGAGAGTGTACAACGAATACAACCAACGAGTCGCGACAGTCGCACAGACAGCTGAGAGCATAGTCAACCTCTGGTCGGAGCTTGGGACACCACAAGCGCAGGTCGATAGCCAGATTGTGCAGCATTGGCGAGAGTCACCGGAGCAGCTGGGTCTGCATCAAGATGACCTCAAGCGTCTGTCTGCACGGCGCGAGAAGCTCGTAGCAGAGAAGCAGCAGCGCGAGAGGAAGCTTAAGGAGCTGAAGGCGACCGTCGAAGGGCTCTGGGACCGACTAGGCGTGGATGACAGCGAGCGAAAGCAATTCCTGGCTAACAACCGTGGTTGCGGACTCCGCCAGATCAACGAATTCGAGGACGAGCTGGCACGTCTCAACGAGCTCAAGAGACAGAATCTGCACATCTTCGTGGAGGACGCTCGGGTGAAGCTGCAACAGCTATGGGATACATTATACTTCTCCGAGGAGGAAATGCTGGACTTCGCGCCTGCTTTCTCGGATGTCTACTCGGACGCGTTGCTGTCTGCGCACGAACAAGAAATCGCCCGCCTGGAAGCCCTGAAGGAACAGCGCATGCCGATCCTTGCTGCTGTTGAGCGCCACCGCAGTCTCATTCAGGACCGAGAAGATCTGGAGAAGAGCAGCCAGGATGCCTCTAGACTCATGTCGAAGGGCACGATCAAGGGTGAGAAGCGGGACCCGGGTAAGCTCCTTCGCGAGGAGAAGATGCGCAAGCGGATCACGAAAGAGCTGCCCAAGGTGGAAGCCGATCTCCGACGGACTCTGGAGTCGTGGGAAGACGAATATGGTCGACCTTTCTGCGTGCATGGCCAGCGATACCTGGACGAGCTCGATGCTGCCGAGCCGAAAGCTCCGCCACCACGAAGCAAGACACCGAATGCGTTGTCTGGCACGAGAGATGCTCCGAAGAGCGCTGGCAGAGACAAAGCAGCTCTGTCGCACAGTAGGAGTGCTGGCACGATGCGAGGAGCACCACCGCCACGAAGCAAGACACCCACGGCAAATCTTGGTCGCAGTGTGATGGGTTCTTCCACAATGGGGGCATCAATGCTTGGTGCTTCCATGATGGGATCTTCGAAGATGAGTCCGTCGAAGATACCCGGCGCGTCGGCCTCGCGATTGCCTATGAGTGCACTTCGCGATGGCAACAACTCGCCCGAGCGCAGATTGCAGGGCAGGACCGCACCGAGCGAGCAACAGTCAGAGCCCAACCTCAGAGGCACAATTCGAGGACATCCAGGAAATATGGGACCACCACGGGCACCGCCACCAAAGATGCAGGACCTTTTCATACCACCCACGCCCACGCCGGTCAACAATAACAAGGAGAATGGGCTTGATCTTGAGCGCAGCAACAGCGTTATCCGACACATGCAGCCAGACGACCCGTACGATGATGGTAGTAGGTACCGCCGGAACGACCAGTATTCGAGCATGCACTCCGCGTCCAGCCACGCCTCTTCGAACCGATCTGGCCACTCTTTCGCTTCTTCTCAAGCCTCGCGGCCCATGAGCCGAACCGACTACCCCATGGCACCTGCATTCTCTCGAGCAACTTCGAACACCTCCTCGATCATGTCTGGTTCGCAAGTCAGCGGGAGCGAGAACTGGGAAACTTACACTGACAATTCTGATGCCGACGAAGACGATGCTACCGACGCATACTACGCCAAGGTCAAGGCATCGCAACAACGTATGGCAGCCCAACACAAGCGACCGGGCACAGCTTCAGGTCTCGTCGGAGCCGTGAAGAAAGTCCGCGAGCAAGCGATTGTGGAAGAAAGCAACTGGGTCGAAGGCAGTGAAGCCGGCTGGACAGACGATGGCGAGGTCGGCGAGACGTATTAG